In Haloarcula salinisoli, one genomic interval encodes:
- a CDS encoding DUF7544 domain-containing protein — protein MATIQSLTESFGVLKRNPVVFGVGLLYAVILLPQTALSLMNIPLVPQALQAVTFFITPFVLAGLLGMVYEGRVRSTGIGTFVDIGKSKYLSLLGANLIQVALAIIFGIISFFVLLLVVFVLGIGVATASPESGLAAFGITFAVAVVGLVLVFLLVQFFLQFFAPAIVVDNVGVMGGYRRSVGLVKRNIVQTLGFSLVNLLLALLLISPGILLVVAAFLGLGPFAGAGPAGPGAAGAGTAGASGISSTTGPGAETGFGVAVKGGIVAYSFLTTVIMTPFRTAFAVSFYDNHRPSHWD, from the coding sequence ATGGCAACGATTCAGTCGTTGACGGAGTCGTTCGGCGTATTGAAACGTAATCCCGTGGTGTTCGGGGTTGGGCTGCTGTACGCGGTCATCCTCCTCCCGCAGACGGCGCTTTCGCTAATGAATATCCCCCTGGTCCCCCAGGCACTCCAGGCTGTCACCTTCTTCATCACGCCATTCGTCCTCGCCGGACTGCTGGGGATGGTGTACGAGGGGCGAGTCAGGTCTACGGGTATCGGAACGTTCGTCGATATAGGGAAATCCAAGTACCTCTCGCTGCTGGGTGCGAACCTGATTCAGGTCGCCCTCGCCATCATCTTCGGCATCATCTCGTTTTTCGTGTTGCTGCTGGTGGTTTTCGTCCTGGGGATAGGGGTCGCAACCGCGAGTCCAGAGTCCGGATTAGCTGCCTTCGGCATCACATTTGCCGTAGCCGTTGTCGGATTGGTGCTCGTCTTCCTGCTCGTCCAGTTTTTCCTGCAGTTTTTCGCCCCGGCAATCGTCGTCGACAACGTCGGTGTCATGGGGGGCTACCGTCGTAGCGTCGGGCTCGTGAAACGCAATATCGTCCAGACGCTGGGTTTCAGTCTAGTGAATCTCCTGCTGGCTCTGTTGCTCATATCGCCGGGCATCCTCCTCGTCGTGGCCGCGTTCCTCGGTCTGGGTCCCTTTGCCGGCGCCGGTCCCGCTGGGCCAGGAGCCGCCGGTGCCGGCACTGCCGGTGCCAGCGGTATCTCCAGTACGACCGGGCCGGGGGCTGAGACCGGGTTTGGGGTTGCAGTGAAAGGGGGTATTGTCGCGTACTCGTTCCTCACGACGGTTATAATGACACCGTTCCGGACGGCGTTCGCGGTGTCGTTCTACGACAACCACCGGCCATCCCACTGGGATTGA
- a CDS encoding alpha-1 4-glucan-protein synthase → MTGQDICVMVPTIRNPECMREYFDNAREHGFDLDRLFVVLITEDFCDSESMQAMLDEEGVDGTVFDESARGEWYDEHGISEFSHLVPAASHAQTSFGLLYLWAQDYDYGVFIDDDTAPHETVDFFGTHMDNLAFEGEIERVQSDEHWVNVLYQNEDDHGLYPRGYPYAAMDETVETDTAEVERVVASQGLWTNVPDLDAVRILMDGDLQGQAQTRTSAADFDGDFVAAEGNYLTVCSMNLAFRREVVPAFYQLPMDDNEWDVGRFDDIWSGLFLKRACDVLGGKIYNGDPLCEHNKAPRSTFSDLTNEVHGLELNEHVWEEVDAVGDDADSYREVFQAMADRLADGDYSEWENGAFLNHCGEYMRDWLDCLAALEASSRETAEPAPPAADD, encoded by the coding sequence ATGACAGGCCAGGACATCTGTGTCATGGTTCCGACGATACGGAACCCCGAGTGTATGCGCGAATACTTCGACAACGCCCGCGAACACGGGTTCGACCTGGACCGACTGTTCGTGGTCCTCATCACCGAGGACTTCTGTGACAGCGAGTCCATGCAGGCGATGCTCGACGAGGAGGGCGTCGACGGGACGGTCTTCGACGAGAGCGCTCGCGGCGAGTGGTACGACGAGCACGGCATCAGCGAGTTCTCGCATCTCGTTCCCGCAGCGAGTCACGCCCAGACCTCTTTCGGCCTGCTGTATCTCTGGGCCCAGGACTACGATTACGGGGTCTTCATCGACGACGACACCGCGCCCCACGAGACCGTCGACTTCTTCGGCACCCACATGGATAACCTCGCCTTCGAGGGCGAAATCGAACGTGTCCAGTCCGACGAGCACTGGGTGAACGTCCTCTACCAGAACGAGGACGACCACGGGCTCTACCCACGTGGCTACCCCTACGCGGCGATGGACGAGACCGTCGAGACCGACACCGCCGAGGTCGAGCGCGTCGTCGCCTCACAGGGACTGTGGACGAACGTCCCGGACCTGGACGCCGTGCGTATCCTGATGGACGGCGACCTGCAGGGCCAGGCCCAGACCCGCACCTCCGCGGCTGACTTCGACGGCGATTTCGTCGCCGCCGAGGGGAACTACCTCACTGTCTGTTCGATGAATCTGGCCTTCCGCCGGGAGGTCGTCCCCGCGTTCTACCAGCTCCCGATGGACGACAACGAGTGGGACGTGGGTCGCTTCGACGACATCTGGTCTGGACTCTTCCTCAAACGCGCCTGCGACGTACTGGGCGGGAAGATATACAACGGCGACCCGCTGTGTGAGCACAACAAGGCCCCGCGGTCGACGTTCTCGGACCTCACGAACGAGGTTCACGGGCTCGAACTCAACGAGCACGTCTGGGAAGAGGTCGACGCGGTCGGCGACGACGCCGACTCCTACCGCGAGGTCTTCCAGGCGATGGCCGACCGGCTCGCCGACGGGGACTACTCCGAGTGGGAGAACGGCGCCTTCCTCAACCACTGCGGCGAGTACATGCGCGACTGGCTCGACTGTCTGGCCGCGCTGGAAGCCTCGTCCCGAGAAACGGCCGAGCCGGCACCGCCAGCCGCCGACGACTGA
- a CDS encoding Zn-ribbon domain-containing OB-fold protein has product MTLEAGICPNGHVSYPTHPRCPNCGEPQDERMDLSEERAEVVTWTKSTATPPGVREPNTMAIVEFDISHLDLEDTFVRALGQVTTEDVETGDVVEPVYVEELRDPDVGLKSGNPESQDWDGYRWDPI; this is encoded by the coding sequence ATGACCCTCGAAGCCGGAATCTGTCCGAACGGCCACGTATCGTACCCAACGCATCCGCGCTGTCCGAACTGCGGCGAACCCCAGGACGAACGGATGGACCTCTCCGAGGAACGGGCTGAGGTAGTCACGTGGACCAAATCGACGGCGACGCCCCCTGGCGTTCGCGAGCCAAACACCATGGCCATCGTCGAGTTCGACATCTCGCATCTGGATCTGGAAGACACGTTCGTCCGGGCGCTGGGCCAGGTGACGACCGAGGACGTCGAGACCGGCGACGTGGTCGAACCGGTGTACGTCGAGGAACTGCGGGACCCCGACGTGGGACTCAAGAGCGGGAACCCCGAGAGCCAGGACTGGGACGGCTATCGCTGGGACCCGATCTGA
- a CDS encoding HTH domain-containing protein — protein MSHNRRIAVYLRRPVADGTERRQTSVLGRADTLRQQRLVDEVVVTYWNRLSTGVDPRETSEIEAMEQWATDSGCSLVPAFDRHDRHSAFTGEDSVVTLPVACVAYWEDDDLLGVYPHAGPCGHCTVADGLDRIEAALLSGEPLTLAKG, from the coding sequence ATGAGTCACAACAGACGGATAGCGGTGTATCTACGCCGGCCGGTCGCTGACGGGACCGAACGGCGCCAGACCAGTGTTCTCGGCCGGGCCGACACACTCCGCCAGCAGCGCCTCGTCGACGAGGTCGTCGTTACGTACTGGAATCGGCTCTCGACGGGTGTAGACCCCCGCGAGACATCAGAAATCGAGGCGATGGAGCAGTGGGCGACCGATAGCGGCTGCTCGCTCGTGCCGGCCTTCGACCGGCACGACCGACACAGCGCGTTCACGGGCGAGGACTCCGTCGTCACGTTGCCCGTCGCCTGCGTGGCCTACTGGGAGGACGACGACCTCTTGGGCGTCTACCCCCACGCGGGGCCCTGTGGCCACTGCACTGTCGCCGACGGACTGGACAGAATCGAAGCCGCACTACTGAGCGGTGAGCCCCTCACGCTCGCCAAGGGCTAG
- a CDS encoding ABC transporter substrate-binding protein, which yields MQRRDFVKAGTVAATGALAGCGGLFSDSDEPEYTVNMAPVGEVGFQSVPESWTTYTPGYAEMGIALGQADGLKSIGFKPRFYTDWYTDFGVDIDKGSLTQLYESGVGKEQFYSIDADVQIIDPNWLINNFKGWEESDIDNIVEETGPFIGNAIFRQTDKWHDYKYYSMYEAFEKISQVFQQQDRYDAFSTMHEEYVRGSVADNLPPESERPAAMLVYAASNEPTEFAPYPLKTTGTGAKHLRDLGVKDAVEGNDVEGLSSTNRTKIDFETMLEVDPDVILIKGHETQSAQEFSDTVVTYLQNDDVASELTAVQNGRVYRGGPVYQGPLSNFLLVERTAKNLYPDSFSGELFDRQRVADIISGNN from the coding sequence ATGCAACGTCGCGATTTCGTGAAAGCTGGTACTGTCGCCGCGACAGGCGCGCTCGCTGGCTGTGGCGGACTGTTCTCCGACTCCGACGAACCCGAATACACAGTGAATATGGCTCCGGTCGGGGAGGTCGGTTTCCAGAGCGTTCCCGAGTCCTGGACGACGTACACGCCCGGCTACGCGGAGATGGGTATCGCGCTCGGACAGGCCGACGGTCTCAAGAGCATCGGTTTCAAGCCCCGCTTCTATACGGACTGGTACACTGACTTCGGCGTCGATATCGACAAGGGATCGCTGACACAACTCTACGAGAGCGGCGTCGGCAAGGAGCAGTTCTACAGCATAGACGCCGACGTCCAGATAATCGACCCCAACTGGCTCATCAACAACTTCAAAGGGTGGGAGGAGTCGGACATCGACAACATCGTCGAGGAGACGGGGCCGTTCATCGGTAACGCAATCTTTCGACAGACCGACAAGTGGCACGATTACAAGTACTACTCGATGTACGAGGCCTTCGAGAAGATATCGCAGGTCTTCCAGCAGCAAGACCGGTACGACGCCTTCTCGACCATGCACGAGGAGTACGTCAGAGGCAGTGTCGCCGACAACCTGCCGCCCGAGTCCGAGCGGCCGGCGGCGATGCTCGTCTACGCTGCGAGTAACGAGCCGACAGAGTTCGCCCCCTACCCGCTCAAGACCACTGGGACCGGTGCCAAACATCTCCGTGACCTGGGCGTCAAGGACGCAGTCGAGGGGAACGACGTGGAGGGGCTCAGTTCGACCAACCGGACGAAAATCGACTTCGAAACGATGCTCGAGGTCGACCCGGACGTCATCCTGATAAAGGGCCACGAGACCCAGTCCGCCCAGGAGTTCAGCGACACGGTGGTCACGTATCTGCAGAACGACGACGTCGCCAGCGAGCTGACCGCTGTCCAGAACGGCCGGGTCTACCGTGGGGGCCCGGTGTATCAGGGCCCGCTGTCGAACTTCCTGCTGGTCGAACGCACCGCCAAGAACCTCTATCCGGACAGCTTCTCCGGTGAGCTGTTCGACCGCCAGCGGGTCGCAGACATCATCAGCGGGAACAACTGA
- a CDS encoding DUF7551 domain-containing protein, giving the protein MVGPGLSDIRARLDDLSVAVGPYRVVSAKTGDGPFPVTGLQFPDRGTAAEGATVASAYRRAFRRYDPRVTVHDLLVTEATTLGATTPRPPRTVPEYCHAVAGALFETLSDRHGPVERTVMDAYLEAAERTSDRDRLCLTMLERAAEALDTRLSTSEQASALLATAGRLPPRSVDDEPLADALQTLQTTGLLAEYALESTPCGPGRRAQRVRLDGYRPSLSADRCPVLPVVVELLRRTAVAPRITDATRTASGWTFLVTTTGDAPAAGLSVTESTI; this is encoded by the coding sequence ATGGTGGGACCCGGGCTCTCGGATATCAGAGCGCGCCTGGACGACCTCTCGGTCGCCGTCGGTCCCTACCGGGTCGTCAGCGCCAAGACGGGCGACGGGCCCTTCCCGGTGACCGGGCTGCAGTTCCCGGACCGGGGGACGGCGGCCGAAGGCGCGACCGTCGCCTCGGCCTACCGGCGTGCCTTCCGTCGGTACGACCCGCGTGTCACCGTTCACGACCTCCTGGTCACGGAGGCGACGACACTGGGTGCCACGACCCCTAGGCCCCCACGGACGGTCCCCGAATACTGCCACGCCGTCGCCGGGGCGCTGTTCGAGACGCTCTCGGACCGGCACGGGCCGGTCGAGCGGACGGTCATGGACGCGTATCTCGAGGCTGCAGAGCGGACGAGCGACCGCGACCGGCTCTGTCTGACGATGCTGGAACGTGCCGCCGAGGCCCTCGATACCCGGTTGTCCACCAGTGAGCAGGCCTCGGCCCTGCTGGCGACGGCGGGCCGGCTCCCGCCACGGAGCGTGGACGATGAACCACTCGCTGACGCTCTCCAGACGCTCCAGACCACCGGACTCCTGGCGGAGTACGCTCTCGAATCGACTCCCTGCGGACCGGGTCGTCGCGCCCAACGTGTCAGACTCGACGGGTATCGGCCGTCACTCTCGGCCGACCGCTGCCCGGTCTTGCCCGTCGTCGTCGAGTTGCTCCGCCGGACTGCGGTGGCGCCCCGTATCACGGACGCGACGCGGACGGCGAGTGGCTGGACGTTCCTCGTCACCACGACGGGTGACGCGCCCGCCGCCGGACTTTCTGTCACCGAATCGACCATTTAA
- a CDS encoding FecCD family ABC transporter permease produces MASETEQTGLGRLSDGGDWIDASLVSLIVASVAVTVLAGLVQVSYGTLEMTFVETWRAVFNPAVIFDLTAWRALLLGGEFPDVRTQSVVVWLLRLPRVFTGIFVGVNLAIAGAIFQAVTRNELASSQTLGVNAGAGLAVLLTLVVYTELAYLLPLVAALGGAVAFGIVYAISWNGGTSPVRLILAGIIVATVFNSLQTALFFFASDLAVVQSALQWTTGSLIGVDWEQVRIILPWTVVLVPVALVGGRHLNVLVLGEKTAQSLGMNVERMRFGLSGIAILAASSAIAVAGVVGFVGLIVPHLVRTIVGSDYRRVLLGSVFVGPALMTVADMGARLGPAVLGFGIGVAAVVLGLTVLGGGRAGWHRVEVTVGDSYRRFGTSSVVVGGVALALVFATGGLTIADTQLPVGVVTGLIGGPYFLYLMRRRENMGDI; encoded by the coding sequence ATGGCGAGCGAGACCGAACAGACGGGCCTCGGGAGGCTTTCGGACGGCGGGGACTGGATAGACGCGTCGCTGGTCTCGCTCATCGTCGCGAGTGTCGCGGTGACCGTGCTCGCGGGACTCGTTCAGGTCAGCTACGGGACGCTGGAGATGACGTTCGTGGAGACCTGGCGGGCCGTATTCAACCCCGCAGTAATCTTCGACCTCACTGCCTGGCGGGCGTTACTGCTCGGTGGGGAGTTCCCGGACGTGCGCACCCAGTCGGTCGTGGTCTGGCTCCTCAGACTCCCCCGGGTGTTCACCGGTATCTTCGTCGGCGTGAACCTGGCGATTGCAGGGGCTATCTTCCAGGCAGTCACACGCAACGAACTCGCGAGCTCGCAGACGCTCGGCGTCAACGCCGGCGCCGGGCTGGCCGTGCTGTTGACGCTCGTCGTCTACACCGAACTCGCCTATCTGCTCCCGCTCGTGGCGGCCCTCGGTGGTGCCGTCGCCTTCGGAATCGTCTACGCGATATCGTGGAACGGTGGGACCAGCCCAGTTCGCCTGATTCTGGCCGGGATTATCGTCGCGACCGTGTTCAACTCACTCCAGACGGCGCTGTTTTTCTTCGCGAGTGACCTCGCCGTGGTCCAGTCCGCGCTCCAGTGGACGACCGGCTCGCTCATCGGGGTCGACTGGGAACAGGTCCGCATCATCCTCCCGTGGACGGTCGTGCTGGTCCCGGTCGCACTCGTCGGCGGTCGGCATCTCAACGTGCTTGTTCTCGGAGAGAAAACCGCGCAGTCTCTCGGCATGAACGTCGAGCGAATGCGCTTTGGCCTCTCGGGCATCGCTATCCTGGCCGCGAGTTCAGCCATCGCGGTCGCCGGCGTCGTCGGCTTCGTCGGGCTCATCGTCCCCCATCTGGTCCGGACTATCGTCGGCAGCGACTACCGGCGTGTCCTCCTGGGCTCGGTGTTCGTCGGCCCCGCGCTGATGACCGTCGCCGACATGGGTGCACGGCTCGGCCCCGCAGTCCTCGGGTTCGGCATCGGAGTCGCTGCCGTGGTTCTGGGCCTGACTGTGCTCGGCGGCGGCCGTGCCGGCTGGCACCGCGTCGAGGTGACTGTCGGAGACAGCTATCGTCGGTTCGGCACGAGCTCGGTGGTTGTCGGCGGCGTCGCACTCGCGCTCGTGTTCGCTACCGGCGGGCTGACGATAGCCGACACGCAGCTCCCTGTGGGGGTCGTCACGGGGCTCATCGGCGGCCCCTACTTCCTCTATCTGATGCGGCGACGCGAAAACATGGGTGATATCTGA
- a CDS encoding thiolase C-terminal domain-containing protein: MGVAVIGASMTKFGQRDAWLQELLSQAGEECLDDAGVTPNEVEHLYVSNMASGEFEGQTGVMNALAHDLGVMPAYSERVDQTSSSGGAGIYEAWQSVASGASEMTLLVGGEKMTHKTTGQATDIIASITHPAEYKHGVTLPSFAGLTARHYLERFDAPRESLARVAVKNHKNGVDNPKAQFQKEITMEKALESPIIADPLRLYDFCPITDGSAAMMFTTEERAQEITDEYAVISGIGGATDTQVVHERDDPTIMGGVVESSKEAYEMAGLGPADLDVAELHDMFTILEFLQLEGIGVADQGTAWELAMDGTTQKDGDLPINTSGGLKSKGHPLGASGVAQGVEIYEQLVGEAGPRQVEADTALACNVGGFGNCVITTIMEAAE; the protein is encoded by the coding sequence ATGGGAGTCGCAGTAATCGGCGCGTCGATGACGAAGTTCGGGCAGCGCGACGCCTGGCTCCAGGAACTCCTCTCACAGGCGGGCGAAGAGTGTCTGGACGATGCCGGCGTCACACCGAACGAGGTAGAGCACCTGTACGTCTCGAACATGGCCAGCGGCGAGTTCGAGGGCCAGACGGGCGTGATGAACGCGTTGGCACACGACCTCGGGGTCATGCCGGCGTACAGCGAACGAGTCGACCAGACCTCCTCGTCCGGTGGTGCTGGCATCTACGAGGCCTGGCAGTCGGTCGCTTCCGGCGCGAGCGAGATGACGCTGCTCGTCGGCGGGGAGAAGATGACCCACAAGACGACCGGCCAGGCGACGGACATCATCGCCTCCATCACGCATCCGGCGGAGTACAAACACGGTGTCACGCTCCCCTCCTTCGCCGGGCTGACCGCTCGGCACTATCTGGAACGCTTCGACGCCCCGCGTGAGTCTCTCGCACGCGTCGCCGTCAAGAACCACAAGAACGGTGTGGACAACCCCAAGGCGCAGTTCCAGAAGGAGATTACGATGGAGAAAGCGCTGGAATCGCCCATCATCGCGGACCCGCTTCGACTCTATGACTTCTGTCCGATAACGGACGGGAGCGCCGCCATGATGTTCACGACCGAGGAGCGCGCACAGGAGATAACCGACGAGTACGCCGTCATCTCCGGTATCGGCGGGGCCACGGACACCCAGGTCGTCCACGAACGCGACGACCCGACCATCATGGGCGGGGTCGTCGAGTCGAGCAAAGAGGCCTACGAGATGGCTGGTCTGGGGCCGGCAGACCTGGACGTCGCGGAACTGCACGATATGTTCACTATCCTCGAGTTCCTGCAGCTGGAGGGTATCGGCGTCGCCGACCAGGGTACGGCCTGGGAACTCGCGATGGACGGCACGACCCAGAAGGACGGCGACCTGCCCATCAACACCTCTGGCGGACTCAAGTCCAAAGGCCACCCGCTGGGTGCCAGCGGCGTCGCCCAGGGCGTCGAGATATACGAACAGCTCGTCGGCGAGGCCGGCCCCCGACAGGTAGAGGCCGACACCGCGCTGGCGTGTAACGTCGGCGGCTTTGGGAACTGTGTCATCACCACCATCATGGAGGCCGCAGAATGA
- a CDS encoding ABC transporter ATP-binding protein, which translates to MASQQTDGTSHSAVKRATDASSADSALSATDLQLSYPSTDGPVVTVDRLDIPEGEITALVGPNGSGKSTIVKALADQLGPDTGEILLEGEDIASYGRKELARELGHLSQENDAPQSVSVEDLVYHGRYPYRGFFGAVDADDREAVERAIELAGVDHLREENVGNLSGGQKQLAFIAMVLAQETDVLLLDEPTTYLDLHHQLRVMETVERLNAERDVTVAVVLHDIAQASRFADYLIALDDGEVYDWGPPTDVVTEELLRDVFDVEAAVRYTPEPEITPKHSL; encoded by the coding sequence ATGGCATCACAACAGACGGACGGTACGAGTCACAGTGCAGTGAAGAGGGCGACCGACGCTTCGTCGGCGGACAGCGCTCTGTCGGCGACGGACCTCCAGCTCAGCTATCCCAGCACCGACGGGCCGGTCGTAACCGTCGACCGCCTCGATATCCCCGAGGGGGAGATAACGGCGCTTGTCGGCCCGAACGGGAGCGGGAAGAGTACAATCGTCAAGGCCCTCGCGGACCAGCTGGGGCCGGACACCGGGGAGATACTCCTCGAGGGCGAGGATATCGCCAGCTACGGACGCAAGGAGCTGGCCCGGGAGCTTGGCCACCTGTCCCAGGAGAACGACGCGCCCCAGTCGGTCAGCGTCGAGGACCTCGTCTATCACGGTCGCTACCCCTACCGGGGTTTCTTCGGCGCAGTGGACGCGGACGACCGCGAAGCCGTCGAGCGGGCCATCGAACTCGCCGGGGTCGACCATCTCCGCGAGGAGAACGTCGGCAACCTCTCGGGCGGGCAGAAACAGCTCGCCTTCATCGCGATGGTGCTGGCCCAGGAGACGGACGTCCTCCTGCTCGACGAGCCGACGACGTATCTGGATCTCCACCACCAACTGCGCGTGATGGAGACCGTCGAGCGGCTGAACGCGGAGCGTGACGTCACCGTCGCCGTGGTGTTACACGACATCGCACAGGCGTCGCGCTTTGCCGATTACCTCATCGCGCTGGACGACGGCGAGGTGTACGACTGGGGCCCTCCGACCGACGTCGTGACTGAAGAACTGCTTCGGGACGTCTTCGACGTGGAAGCGGCCGTCCGCTACACGCCCGAGCCGGAGATAACGCCCAAACACTCGCTGTGA
- a CDS encoding acyl-CoA carboxylase subunit beta, translated as MSQQEEDETPDTADDPIEELREKRREAELGGGQSRIESQHEKGKMTARERIDFLVDDDSFTEVDPFVEHRSTNFGMEDKKYPGDAVVTGYGEVDGRKVFLFAHDFTVLGGSVGEVVADKICKVMDKAIENGVPVIGLNDSGGARIQEGVDSLVGFAKIFERNTTASGLIPQISAIMGPCAGGATYSPALTDFTFMVQDTSHMFITGPNVIETVTGEQVSKEELGGASSHSTKSGVAHFSYPSEEEALENIRRLLSYLPQNNMEDPPRVKPWDEPDREVPEITDIVPSAPRKPYDMSKVVGRIVDEESFFEVHKNWARNVITGFARMDGQSVGIVANQPRVSAGTLDIDAAEKGARFVRFCDSFNIPILTFVDVPGFMPGTDQEHNGIIRRGAKLIYAYAEATVPLLSVVVRKAYGGAYIVMSSKFLGSDVNYAWPGSEMAVLGPRGAVNILYRNEIADADDPDAKRQELMDDFREEFAHPYGPAKRGYLDDVIEPKDTRKRLIDDLDLLSRKREDSPPKDHGNIPL; from the coding sequence ATGAGCCAACAGGAAGAAGACGAGACGCCAGATACGGCCGACGACCCGATCGAGGAGCTCCGCGAGAAGCGCCGCGAGGCCGAACTCGGCGGGGGGCAGTCCCGCATCGAGTCCCAGCACGAGAAAGGGAAGATGACGGCCCGCGAGCGCATCGACTTCCTCGTCGACGACGACTCCTTTACCGAGGTCGACCCGTTCGTCGAGCACCGGTCGACGAACTTCGGAATGGAAGACAAGAAGTACCCCGGCGACGCGGTCGTCACCGGTTACGGCGAGGTCGACGGTCGCAAGGTGTTCCTCTTCGCCCACGACTTCACCGTCCTCGGTGGCTCCGTGGGCGAGGTCGTCGCCGACAAGATATGCAAGGTGATGGACAAGGCCATCGAGAACGGCGTCCCCGTCATCGGGCTGAACGACTCCGGCGGGGCCCGCATTCAGGAGGGCGTCGACTCGCTGGTCGGCTTCGCGAAAATCTTCGAGCGCAACACGACAGCCAGTGGACTCATCCCACAGATCTCGGCTATCATGGGGCCCTGTGCCGGCGGGGCGACCTACTCGCCCGCGCTGACGGACTTTACCTTCATGGTGCAGGACACCAGCCACATGTTCATCACCGGGCCGAACGTCATCGAGACGGTCACCGGTGAGCAGGTCTCCAAAGAGGAGCTGGGCGGGGCGAGTTCTCACTCCACGAAGTCGGGCGTCGCGCACTTCTCCTACCCCTCCGAGGAGGAGGCTCTAGAGAACATCCGCCGCCTGCTCTCCTATCTGCCCCAGAACAACATGGAGGACCCCCCGCGGGTCAAGCCGTGGGACGAGCCGGACAGGGAAGTGCCGGAGATCACCGACATCGTCCCCTCGGCGCCACGCAAGCCCTACGATATGTCCAAGGTCGTCGGGCGCATCGTCGACGAGGAGTCGTTCTTCGAGGTGCACAAGAACTGGGCACGCAACGTCATCACTGGCTTCGCCCGGATGGACGGCCAGTCGGTCGGTATCGTCGCCAACCAGCCCCGCGTGAGCGCGGGAACGCTCGACATCGACGCCGCCGAGAAGGGGGCCCGATTCGTCCGCTTCTGTGATTCGTTCAACATCCCGATACTGACCTTCGTGGACGTGCCCGGCTTCATGCCCGGCACCGACCAGGAGCACAACGGTATCATCCGCCGGGGCGCGAAGCTCATCTACGCCTACGCCGAGGCGACGGTCCCGCTGCTCTCGGTCGTCGTCCGCAAAGCGTACGGTGGCGCCTACATCGTCATGTCCTCGAAGTTCCTGGGCAGCGACGTCAACTACGCGTGGCCGGGCTCAGAGATGGCCGTTCTGGGTCCGCGGGGTGCCGTCAACATCCTCTACCGCAACGAAATCGCCGACGCGGACGACCCCGACGCCAAGCGCCAGGAACTGATGGACGACTTCCGCGAGGAGTTCGCCCATCCCTATGGCCCGGCCAAGCGGGGCTACCTCGACGACGTCATCGAACCGAAGGACACGCGCAAGCGGCTCATCGACGACCTGGACCTGCTTTCCCGCAAGCGCGAGGACAGCCCACCGAAAGACCACGGCAACATCCCACTGTAA
- a CDS encoding beta-ketoacyl-ACP reductase, translating into MNLENQTCVVTGSSRGIGRGIATDLGEHGANVVVNYRSSEAEAQAVVEEIRESGGDAMAAQADVAKGAEVQAMREEVNDEFGNVDVLVNNAGITIDKKFEKMTREDWDTVMNVNLGGVFNCTDAFYEDLKRADHGRLINISSVVGQQGNIGQANYATTKSGLFGFTRTLALELAHTGATANCVAPGFVETDMLEEVPERVQEKILRNIPLDRFATVQDIAGIVRFVASEESSYMTGQVLGVNGGMEW; encoded by the coding sequence ATGAACCTCGAAAACCAGACCTGCGTGGTCACTGGCTCCTCTCGGGGCATCGGTCGCGGCATCGCGACCGACCTCGGCGAGCACGGGGCCAACGTCGTGGTCAACTACCGCTCTTCGGAGGCCGAGGCCCAGGCGGTCGTCGAGGAGATTCGCGAGAGCGGCGGCGACGCCATGGCGGCACAGGCCGACGTGGCCAAGGGTGCGGAGGTACAGGCGATGCGAGAGGAGGTCAACGACGAGTTCGGCAACGTCGACGTCCTCGTCAACAACGCGGGTATCACCATCGACAAGAAGTTCGAGAAGATGACCCGGGAGGACTGGGACACGGTGATGAACGTCAACCTCGGTGGGGTGTTCAACTGCACCGACGCCTTCTACGAGGACCTCAAGCGCGCGGACCACGGGCGTCTCATCAACATCTCCAGTGTCGTGGGCCAGCAGGGGAACATCGGCCAGGCCAACTACGCGACCACCAAGTCGGGCCTGTTCGGGTTCACCCGCACACTCGCACTCGAACTCGCACACACGGGCGCGACAGCCAACTGCGTGGCGCCGGGATTCGTCGAGACGGATATGCTGGAGGAGGTACCCGAGCGCGTTCAGGAGAAGATTCTCCGAAATATCCCGCTTGACCGCTTTGCCACGGTCCAGGACATCGCGGGCATCGTCCGCTTCGTCGCCAGCGAGGAATCGAGCTACATGACCGGCCAGGTGCTCGGCGTCAACGGTGGGATGGAGTGGTAA